The Camelina sativa cultivar DH55 chromosome 16, Cs, whole genome shotgun sequence sequence AATCAATATAATACCAGTTGAACAAAAAAAGTAgtagattttgttttgtactGTATTATGTGTTTCCTCCACATACAACACCACCAATCTAATagaattttttaaatacaaaaataattgaaatagtTTGTGTTAACTTTTCTCGTTTGAGCGAAGCTAGTAGAATCAGGCTTCTACATTCTTCAAGTTCGACGACTAATTAAGTTTAGTTTATATCCAGTTTCATGTTTGTATAATCATATTAGATATGAACAATTCACCACTATGTTTTGCCATGAtcttcggtttttttttttatatatgcttTCATACTCATcaattcattaaaatattttcactaATATACACACCAAAAATACATCAATAATCTCCTTTACTTTTCAAAGAAGCTGCtagttataatatttgtatACCATTGCTCTCTTTCTAAATAAACTACCACCCACTTCACGGTGCCATTTGCTCCCGGTTTAACTCTATTGAGTATTATTTACTAACCAAACACCATAACAATGTTATGAATCTCTAAATACAAATCACAAATAGTAGagaataaccaataacacattgGGCAATTTTCATAAGTATCAtttaaatgagttttttttttcctccaaaaataccacatttaactagttcttatttttctaaattaccacaaaaatgaactaaaatttatattaaaaaataatcactaaatcacaaatactaaaccctacccctaaaacCTAtatcctaaatttaaaattgtcaatccaaacctaaaaagaaaattacactcttaaaatcaattttttgtagtatctttgaaatataaaactttagtggtatttttgaaatataaaacttttttggtactttggaaaaaaaaaaacttaagtgtGGTAGTTTGAGAAATTCATTTACCATATTTAGGGTATACcaataacatatttaaataaataaagattgtTTCTAATTCACAATGTAAAGAATGAAAACATTGTACCATATTTTCTCATTTAAATTTAGCAAaagttcaaaaaagaaaatcctaagagaaaaataaaatgaaagtcAAACaccaaatatacaaaatgatgTTAGGAACTTCTAAAAACAACATTTTTCTCCATTATTGAAGAGACTCCAAATATGATACAGCGGAAGCTGGAGTAATCTGACACAAAAAAGGAGGACAAAATTAGTGAATTAAAAAGAGTTAATTACTAGATAGGGACTTCTTTGAGGGGTGTTTACAAATTTTGCCATTTGtccaaaaaactttaaaaaatgctacttttttatatttaagaacAGAAATTTAAACATGATGTTTGGGTTTATTAGGTTCCAGTtttttttagggtatagtttttgttatgaaatatgtgttttataaaaaaaactctgaaatatttcatatttaaaaatggcaaaaatggtaaaattgaaaattattaagacaaatggcaaaaacaaaatatttgggtCAATTAATGGTATTTTgtgtaaacataaattaaaaattttttttatttaatttcattttcagtTAAGGATATGaaaaatcaatatttgtttattccttctttataaatatttttaatttcttctgttgtaatatttttagattttacattatttagttcaatttgattttaaactaaaagtccatgatgatttaaaatatttttagatttgagGCCTTTTTCCATCTCTTCCACATTTTGCCTTTTTACCTAAATTGCTCTCACTGTGTTATGAGATATCTTTTAATTCTAAGGTAATACAATGAAtatctttttcttaaaattaattatgttttattttctattattatttactcTATTTTTGGTTAAGTATTTTCacccatttttctattttttttctaaaatttcaaataatttgtaaacttaaaaaaaattaaaataatagagAGCAATGtcactcaaaaaaaatattcagccTACTATAGAGGAATTTGCTTGTTTAAACCtatgcatttattttttttatcccttTTAATAATCATTAAGCTTCGCACAGCGCTGCTTCTAATGAAAAGTATTACTAACTTTAATAACTTAACGGCTACGTTAGGATAAGTAACACGATCAGAAAAGATAGTTTTGTAGATTATAAAATGTCAAGATGCAATGCAATCAAATCTTTTGGAAAATGGAACCACACGGCCATAAAAATACTAAACATAAATAGCAACTACAAGATTCGTTCTATCTAATATGTGAAATGGTTTTGTAGAGTGACAAATGCCGAGAACCATACAAACTTAATCTGGGCATTTGTAGCGACaccagatgatgatgaatgatgatgataaaataaaataaaatctccgaTGTGTCTTaaggcttcttcttctacgtACTACTTTTTGCTGTTCGTCTCTTCTAAACGAGAACGACCacgtaatattttgttttcgtGTCTTCAATTGTATTCTCATGATCTCTGCCTCCAATTTATAGATATATGGACTTGTTCCTTTTGTTGCCGTAAGTATCTGCGGCTGCAGTAGATGCAGGtatagttgtttgtttgtttgtcgtAGGTATATGCCTTATGATGCTGCGTTATTTCGATTCAGAACGTAGACGCAATTGTTGGTGTTGCCTCAGCCGCAACAGCAACCGCTTACGTCAACTAAACCAACAACCccaataatatattattgaCTTCTCCTACCGAAACTCGAACtacgagtttttttttcaagttccATCCAATTCCAAAACCTTAATGGATTTCAGTTCTTTTCTAACACGTTTGTAAATTGTTTGTTCTGTTTGACTTGAATacgaattttttaaaaacaatatatgtaacaGACAAACGCAATTTATTTGAGACTTTAAAACCATCAAAGATTCAAAGTAATCCTAAGGACcaacaaatctaaacaaaaacaaaactacactCATCTTGGAAAAATTAACTAATGCCACTTTAATCAAATTTCCAAGTTCTCAGATAACGTGGTAGAGCAGCCATTGATCTAATGTACAACATTCAAAGAGGATAAGATTTGTTTGTTCGGGcttagaaaaaagaaatttcgTAACCTCTGTAGAACTTTAgataaccttcttcttctcgaaaAACGTCTTCAAGTGCAAACACTGCATCCCTGCAACTCCTATGCAGACGAAAAACGAGAGCACACTCAACCATGCCATTTTCGTGTTAGTGGAACGGTTCAAGTCTTGCATCTCTTCTTCCCTGAGAGAGAGACCACACCAAATCAACTCATGTAAACACTACCTTCTTGAAACGAAAACAATTGATaaaagagacttttttttttacctatctCTAAGATAATACATCTCTTCATGAATCGAGTTAACCGTATCAAGAAGACTCTTCACCTCAAATTCCATTACCTGCCACACACGAACACACACAAGGAGGATCAACATAACTAGCTCAAAACCATCTTCAACTAGTCTCTCCCATTTCTTAATCTAAAACTGTTCAGCTACAATTCTATGTATGAAATCAAACCACAAACGAGACAACGaatcaaaaacatcaaaaccacGAAGGGAAGAGAAATCAAACTCACTTTCAACTTGGTTCTCTTCTTAGCAAGTCTCAAGTCTCCTAAACCTTAGCCCAGCTTAAACAATCTCACTATTACAAGTCTCAAGTTTCCTATTTCTTAATCTAAAACTGTTCAGCTACAATTCTATAACCacaataagagagagagaaggaatgAAATCAAACTCACTTCAACTTGGCTCTTCTTAGCAACCTTAGCCCAACTCTTAGATTGAACACCAGTCTTCCACTCAAAATCAATACTCAACGCTAGCTCAGGCTTATGATCAACAGCAGTGAAGCACGCCATGTAATCACCTGCTTCCACTGCAGAGAACGCGAATTGCCCTGAATCAACTTGTTCCGCGTTATGGTAATTGTTCCCGGCGTTAGACGTCACCTTTCACATAAACAAAAACTCAGATCTATcgaaccaaaaacaaattagatCAAAAGTTAGAAAGATCTGTGTAATATACCTTGACGGTGATCTTGTGAGATTGTGGTAAAGCTTGACCTTCGTGAGGGTTATCGATGCTGTATTTACCAACAGTCATTGAATTGCTCTTGATGTCTTCCGCGATACACTTTGTTCGACCTGAGTGTAGATCGAAGTGAAGCGACTGTGAAATTGGTGACCAAATCGTTAGAATTAGAATCATCTTCGTCCATAGCTTTTGCGAATTGAGaaacatttttgtaaaaataaatccAGATCGAAactctcttcttcgtctctctttgcttcttcttcctcgatgGTTTCGTAGACGACGAGCCTCGATGACGATGTAAGGGATTATGACAcgtgtttatttattattcgtTAATAATACCAAACCGAATCCAAGAATATTATTTGGTTCTTCTCAATAGACCGGTTTGCGTCTCAACGTAGGaacaatatttccttttcttttcttagggttaaaaacatgaaaaaggaaattaaacaaCGAATATACACTCCTTTTACTTAACTTTGGGAGTTAGTTTCTAAAATTGAGTTACTTGAGCCGTAAGTGATAATGAGAATGTCGAACAAGATTGAAGAGCTTCTTCGTTACTGTGAAGAGAACTTTGAGAGAGGAAACCTAGAACATGCGTTACGATGCGCTGTCTCAGTCTGTAGAGCGAATCCTGATGCTCCTCAACCTTACGCGCACGTCACAGCTTATAGAATCCTTTTCGCAGCAGCTAACAATCGCACGGTCACTGGGGAGCCTGACTGGTACGTTGTGTTGGGAATCAACAGACGCAGATCTTCAAAGTATGTGGCGGACGCAATTGAGAGGCGGTGCGGGGAGATAATTGAGGTGTTGGACGGAGAGACTGGGGTTTTCAAGGCTGTTTTGAGGGTTTATGATCTGGTTAGAGTCGGTGTGGCTGAGTTGATGGACGAAGATAGGAGAAGAGCGTATGATCTCCGTTCTGGATTTTTCTAATATCATCGACTGAATCTATAAAATCttcttttaagtttatttttcaaGTACAGTTTTAGTCTCTATTCTACTCACTGTTAAACATATCAGTTCAAAGTAATTGTAAGCTACGTTTGATCTCTCTATTTTCTCGTTTCGAATCATGTACAAGTCTTTTTACACGTTGAATTGAtcgtaggaaaaaaaaaaaacacaaactgtTCCTATTAAGGCTATTATCTTTGTTGTtttagtgaatcatcatatcaGACAATTaatcagagagaaaaagagagtgtGTTATTTAACTTCTTAGGATGGGTCAGTCGTCTTTGTCAGCGTCGTCGTCATCGTAGTAATGGAAAGGATGTGGAACTGACTTGAAGGCTCTGTATTTGCCCACATTGTTCAAGTGCTCATTCTCCAACCTGAACAAGTTTGTAACTTCACATTATACtaatcattcattcataagaaGTTGGATCCTTTTATATACAGAAAAGCGTATATACCTGAAGAAGCTCCATATTCCCCGACGAACAATCTCTAAACATGAAATAATGCTTGTTACTGCGATTTTGTGAAGCGACTTCAAGTTGAACTCTAGCACTAGCTGCATCCATGCTACTCTTAGAATCACATTCACTACCTGTCATAATCAAATCTTATTCAATCAGAGCCTTTTATCACTTAAATTTCTGatgttgtaaattgtaatgttACTTACCATGGCTGCGAAATAGACGCTTTTGTGAGGGACAAGCAGTTTATCCCTTAGGTATGGATTCTGAGAATGTCTACGGAGGAGTCCCCAGTCTATAACAATGTCCCAGAATGTGTTCATCCCTGTCGCTACACCTGAGCTTACAAGAGCCAAAATCATCCAAGTCCGTCCCTTTTTCAGTTCATATGCTGTTCTTATGATGACTGCAATGATTGTCAACATATATTTCAATGCATTGTATCCATGTACAGATTCTTTTTCTTCGCATAATCTGCGTATGCACTGCAAAACAAAACTGATACATGTAAGTTATAGATTCAGATGTGATAGTAGAATCCATGAAGGCTGTAACAAAATAAGAAGAGATTGAATTGTGTGATACCTGGAGAAAGCGGAGCCAGTAGGGTATAACAGCAACGACAAAGTAGAAGGCATTGTAAACACCATGACTATGACACTTGTTTTGCCTCTGCAAGTATTCTCCTAAGCCATAGTAGCAAATGAATAGCTCAAAGCTCCTTATGGCTTGTATCTGAAATTaccaaaacaaataacacaacAGCCCTATTATTTCGAGTCATATATATTGTCAACATAAAGATTAATGCAAGATTAAGATATAAAACCTGACTGGTTAGGTGGTCTGCCAAGAAAAAATCTGGAAGTGTAACCTgttgataaagaagaaaaacatgaatATGAGATCTTTGTTGTAATTAGTTTTAGCGACTGgtagatatataatattgttaTCACCTCAAAGAGAGGAGCACAAATACAGTGAAGCAGTGCTCGAATGAAGAACAATCTACTTGAGCGGTATATAATGTTGAAAGGACAAAAGAGTATGAAAAGAACAACctgcaaacaaaaaaggttGTTTAAGCCTGACATATTCCATCTGATACTAAACAATTGCACAAAAATGTAAACACTGAAAAAATATCTTACAGTAACCAAACCCAAAGGAATAACTTCAGGGAGTGTCTTATGATCTTTCAACCTCCAATCCATATCAAGCTGCAAATTTAGAAGGAAACAGACGAAAGCAAGCACCGCAAGACCAGTGCTTATCAGGAAAACATCTCTGTAACCCAACTCTGTTCCCTGCTTGAAACCAAAGATGAACGTGTAGTTGACTCTATAAAGCCTCCAGAAGTATATATTCGCCGAGTACATGAGCATATGAAGAATAATGAATCCAAATAAGCTGCAGGACATGCAATGTTTTGTCAGTGTGAGACAAGAAAGATCTGTTTATACTAATTTCATGAGCACAT is a genomic window containing:
- the LOC104750782 gene encoding transmembrane emp24 domain-containing protein p24delta10 — encoded protein: MFLNSQKLWTKMILILTIWSPISQSLHFDLHSGRTKCIAEDIKSNSMTVGKYSIDNPHEGQALPQSHKITVKVTSNAGNNYHNAEQVDSGQFAFSAVEAGDYMACFTAVDHKPELALSIDFEWKTGVQSKSWAKVAKKSQVEVMEFEVKSLLDTVNSIHEEMYYLRDREEEMQDLNRSTNTKMAWLSVLSFFVCIGVAGMQCLHLKTFFEKKKVI
- the LOC104750783 gene encoding uncharacterized protein LOC104750783; this encodes MSNKIEELLRYCEENFERGNLEHALRCAVSVCRANPDAPQPYAHVTAYRILFAAANNRTVTGEPDWYVVLGINRRRSSKYVADAIERRCGEIIEVLDGETGVFKAVLRVYDLVRVGVAELMDEDRRRAYDLRSGFF